The proteins below come from a single Aspergillus oryzae RIB40 DNA, chromosome 5 genomic window:
- a CDS encoding cytochrome P450 (cytochrome P450 CYP3/CYP5/CYP6/CYP9 subfamilies), with protein MYILLLLPVLIVSYHVLHLIYITLTTKSLLSVPGPFIARLTKLWYFDRVRRGHFEEDNVRLHERYGPVVRIAPDHYSISDRAAVKLVYGTGTKFTKSAWYEGWKHPSPERWTLFPDRDVRRHAETRKRFSGLYSMSSLVHYEEFVDHCADIFSQRLTEYAQREGSLNLGHWFQCYAFDVIGEITFGKRFGFLDQGDDIEGTIAALQKTMVYSTLIGIYPEWHPRLFELLSHFSWSGAGGRTYIMRYVQEKIRRHSEPAKRDPEQGTLQTQDFLEKMILARDKDPEKVTDYHLFMMGLSNVIAGSDTTAISLSSIMYHLLHYPAVLEKLRREVDDFTAQGRCSARVTFKESQEMPYFQAVMKEALRMHSATGLPLWRVVPAGGAEISGYYFPEGTTVGINTWVAHYDEEIYPDAKKFRPERWIEAEADPERLKIMNEMYMPFGLGSRTCLGKHISILEMSKMIPRLIRDFDFTTTSQKWSTENYWFVKPTDFVVKVRRRTSSAKQA; from the exons ATGTATATCCTACTCCTTCTCCCAGTTCTCATCGTATCCTACCAcgttcttcatctcatctACATTACCTTGACAACTAAATCCCTCCTATCTGTTCCTGGGCCGTTCATCGCTCGTCTCACGAAATTATGGTACTTTGATCGTGTGCGACGGGGCCACTTTGAAGAGGATAATGTCCGTCTTCATGAGCGGTATGGTCCGGTTGTGCGTATCGCCCCGGACCATTACAGTATCAGTGACCGGGCCGCCGTGAAGCTGGTTTACGGGACGGGGACGAAGTTTACCAAGTCGGCATGGTATGAGGGGTGGAAGCATCCGAGTCCCGAGCGGTGGACGTTATTTCCCGATCGGGATGTTCGGAGGCatg CTgaaacaaggaagagattTTCGGGATTGTATTCGATGAGTTCGTTGGTGCACTATGAGGAATTTGTGGACCACTGCGCCGATATCTTTTCTCAGAGGTTGACGGAGTACGCCCAGCGGGAAGGAAGTCTCAATCTTGGGCACTGGTTCCAGTGTTATGCTTTTGACGTGATTGGGGAGATTACATTCGGAAAGCGGTTCG GGTTTTTGGACCAGGGTGATGACATCGAAGGGACCATCGCTGCACTGCAGAAGACCATGGTGTACAGTACTCTGATCGGTATCTACCCGGAATGGCATCCGCGGCTATTCGAGCTTCTGAGCCATTTCAGCTGGTCTGGCGCGGGCGGAAGAACGTACATCATGCGGTACGTGCAGGAGAAAATTCGCCGACACAGTGAGCCTGCCAAGCGTGATCCGGAGCAAGGGACGCTGCAGACACAGGACTTCCTCGAGAAGATGATCCTCGCTCGAGACAAGGATCCAGAGAAGGTCACTGATTATCACTTATTCATGATGGGCTTGTCGAACGTGATTGCCGGATCAGATACTACTGCAATCAGTCTTTCCTCAATAATGTACCACCTGCTGCACTATCCTGCGGTTTTGGAGAAACTTCGTCGCGAAGTGGATGACTTTACCGCGCAGGGCCGCTGCAGTGCTCGTGTGACGTTCAAAGAAAGTCAGGAAATGCCTTATTTCCAAGCCGTGATGAAGGAGGCTCTCCGTATGCACAGTGCCACTGGTCTCCCGCTGTGGAGGGTCGTTCCCGCTGGTGGTGCCGAGATCAGTGGATATTACTTCCCGGAGGGCACTACAGTAGGAATAAACACGTGGGTGGCCCATTATGACGAAGAAATATACCCCGACGCAAAGAAATTTCGCCCCGAGCGCTGGATAGAGGCGGAGGCTGATCCGGAAAGACTGAAAATTATGAATGAGATGTACATGCCG TTTGGTCTTGGATCGAGAACGTGTCTTGGAAAACACATCTCCATTCTCGAAATGTCGAAAATGATACCCCGTCTAATTCGGGACTTCGACTTTACTACCACGAGCCAAAAATGGTCCACTGAGAACTATTGGTTTGTCAAGCCAACTGATTTCGTTGTGAAGGTCCGCAGGCGGACATCCAGCGCCAAACAAGCGTAG
- a CDS encoding uncharacterized protein (predicted protein) — MACPLTVSKFVGTVSLGLLTGLSYSASTVTIPSLSLLPTSANASRALHEVKRLNRKHGLRLTNVANGCLLFAYCASPKHRKHPYLIWMIATSITGTYVADYFFHRSMGFKAWIQSFVQDAGCASFSRKNAQKKEEDLVVVEAEENVNGESVQREMATERRFQRVRAVLSGLALAMGIVGLWGDRK, encoded by the exons ATGGCCTGTCCACTGACCGTCAGCAAATTCGTGGGCACCGTCTCCCTCGGCCTTCTAACA GGCCTCTCCTACTCCGCCTCAACCGTAACCATCCCATCCCTATCCCTCCTCCCAACCTCCGCCAACGCCTCCCGCGCTCTCCACGAAGTAAAGCGCCTAAACCGCAAACACGGGCTCCGTCTCACCAACGTCGCCAATGGCTGCCTCCTCTTCGCATACTGTGCCTCCCCGAAACACCGTAAACACCCGTACCTGATCTGGATGATCGCCACCTCGATCACCGGCACCTACGTCGCAGACTACTTCTTCCACCGGTCGATGGGCTTCAAGGCGTGGATCCAGAGTTTCGTCCAGGATGCCGGCTGCGCGTCGTTCAGTCGCAAGAATgcccagaagaaggaggaggatcttgTCGTTgtggaggcggaggagaaTGTTAATGGCGAGAGTGTGCAGCGGGAGATGGCTACGGAGCGGAGATTCCAGCGTGTGCGCGCCGTGTTGTCGGGTCTTGCGCTTGCGATGGGTATTGTTGGGCTTTGGGGGGATAGAAAATAG
- a CDS encoding SDR family oxidoreductase (reductases with broad range of substrate specificities), with product MPLAKSEYLSDTWKDGLFTNKVVFCTGGAGTICSAQVRALVHLGANACIVGRNVEKTEKAAQDIATARPGAKVIGIGAVDVRKFDSLKDAVDRCVKDLGGIDYVIAGAAGNFLASINQLSVNAFKSVIDIDVLGSYNTLKATIPHLVESANKHKVDSKSLKPSPLGTGGRIIFVSATIHYRTMPFQTHVSVAKAGVDALSHSVAVEFGPLGVTSNIIAPGPIASTEGVDRLVPADAMEGYIKTQPLGRFGSVRDISDATVYLFADTGSYVSGQTLVVDGASWRMSAGGAASGSLAYPDFLLSGDAVPNVKGQKSKL from the exons ATGCCCCTCGCCAAGTCAGAATACCTGAGTGATACGTGGAAGGACGGCCTCTTCA CAAACAAGGTCGTTTTCTGCACCGGAGGCGCAGGAACCATCTGCAGTGCTCAGGTCCGCGCCCTCGTTCACCTGGGTGCAAATGCCTGCATCGTAGGCAGAAATGTGGAGAAAACCGAGAAAGCAGCTCAGGACATCGCTACGGCTCGTCCAGGTGCCAAGGTCATTGGCATCGGTGCGGTTGATGTGCGCAAGTTCGACAGTCTGAAAGATGCAGTAGACCGTTGTGTCAAGGATCTTGGCGGTATAGATTATGTTAT CGCTGGTGCCGCCGGGAACTTCCTCGCTTCGATCAACCAGCTTTCCGTCAACGCTTTCAAGTCTgtgattgatattgatgttCTGGGTTCTTACAACACCTTGAAAGCCACCATTCCGCACCTGGTTGAGTCCGCAAATAAACACAAGGTTGACTCCAAGTCCC TGAAGCCCTCTCCGCTAGGCACCGGTGGACGCATCATTTTCGTTAGCGCTACCATCCACTACAGGACCATGCCCTTCCAGACGCATGTGTCAGTAGCTAAAGCTGGCGTCGATGCCTTGTCGCACAGTGTTGCCGTTGAATTTGGCCCACTAGGCGTGACTTCCAACATTATTGCGCCGGGTCCAATTGCATCGACAGAG GGCGTGGATCGCTTGGTTCCTGCCGATGCTATGGAAGGATACATAAAGACGCAACCCTTGGGACGCTTTGGCTCTGTCCGGGACATCTCAGATGCCACGGTGTACCTCTTTGCTGATACCGGAAGCTACGTCTCAGGTCAGACACTAGTTG TTGATGGTGCAAGCTGGCGTATGTCTGCTGGTGGCGCAGCATCTGGAAGCCTGGCATATCCCGACTTCCTTCTTTCGGGAGACGCCGTTCCTAACGTGAAGGGACAGAAATCGAAGCTTTGA
- a CDS encoding uncharacterized protein (predicted protein): protein MSFHGGFSQWTWQQAVNYTQTTYLHHHQQQYSDNIDPQQTRRDGYNLQAKNQELKQTISVLLCEKHKYREDLKASEQAYQLAQHVSYIAQSNSETQKHYFHSAEVAYNKAQEQTRRYSNLLTDAWVKTRALEAQLRFRGYTTNHLNAMLEDKQAMIDEYWRRMGQRDNMCWAADTCAWRYNLVEEGEILGEILFRISRAADEMECLFRGYRKGLTDRMDVVSEGGDGGDAMWRAAPRAAAGNVDLASLERDLDALINGVWPACGLGSVRERNFSSITTEAQASGAVNGTNAQMQEESESEYEPPETIHQPSTPGKMFASSTQPLQVTVVGEWMARYVTRWVVLSKSDAGRNNWFHMYGTGTQDVFMFNGPQDPVGQPIDLHAFIQDVELTQASQETFDCGMFCALPTQGRMQENGEP from the exons ATGTCCTTTCACGGAGGATTCTCACAATGGACCTGGCAACAGGCTGTAAATTACACACAAACCACatatctccaccaccaccagcagcagtACAGCGACAATATCGACCCACAACAAACtcgaagagatggatataACCTCCAAGCCAAAAACCAAGAGCTCAAACAGACAATCAGCGTCCTGCTGTGCGAGAAACACAAATACAGAGAGGACCTCAAAGCCTCAGAACAAGCGTACCAGCTCGCGCAACATGTGTCGTACATTGCGCAGTCGAATTCTGAAACCCAGAAGCACTATTTTCACTCAGCGGAGGTAGCCTACAATAAAGCCCAAGAGCAGACGAGGAGATATAGCAACTTGTTGACCGACGCGTGGGTGAAGACGAGGGCGTTGGAGGCCCAGCTTCGGTTTCGGGGGTATACGACCAATCATTTGAATGCTATGTTGGAGGACAAGCAAGCTATGATCGATGAGTATTGGCGGCGCATGGGGCAGCGCGATAATATGTGCTGGGCTGCGGATACCTGTGCGTGGAGGTATAACTTGGTCGAAGAAGGTGAGATTCTAGGGGAGATACTCTTTCGGATCAGTCGTGCTGCTGATGAGATGGAGTGTCTCTTTAGGGGCTATCGGAAGGGTTTGACTGATAGGATGGATGTTGTCTCGGAGGGTGGTGATGGGGGAGACGCTATGTGGCGTGCTGCTCCGCGGGCTGCAGCTGGAAATGTCGatttggcttctttggaaCGCGATTTAGATGCCTTGATCAATGGTGTCTGGCCTGCTTGTGGGCTCGGTTCTGTTCGGGAGAGAAATTTCTCGAGCATAACAACTGAGGCCCAGGCTAGTGGCGCAGTCAACGGCACAAATGCGCAGATGCAAGAGGAGAGTGAGAGCGAATACGAGCCGCCCGAAACAATACACCAACCGTCCACCCCGGGGAAGATGTTTGCCAGCAGCACCCAGCCGCTGCAGGTAACGGTTGTAGGTGAGTGGATGGCAAGATACGTCACGAGGTGGGTGGTACTGAGCAAGAGTGATGCAGGGCGAAACAACTGGTTTCATATGTATGGCACTGGAACCCAGGATGTTTTTATGTTCAACGGTCCGCAGGATCCAGTCGGTCAGCCCATAGATCTGCATGCCTTTATACAAGATGTGGAGCTTACTCAAGCATCACAGGAAACCTTTGATTGTGGCATGTTCTGTGCCCTGCCAACACAAG GTCGGATGCAAGAGAATGGCGAACCTTGA
- a CDS encoding uncharacterized protein (predicted protein) translates to MQNATPAEEPSIASMRYKSSRLYMNAKGELVQIRDPATDVKQEISPVMEQSSSQESDMERQNLQSTSSSRVGAKWWLVLLCFVFLWYMRPSGETDRQKLLETNQAPKDLRTRIQRNRDSEFAFMQMLAYEMTKRSNIDPMALG, encoded by the coding sequence ATGCAGAATGCCACACCAGCAGAAGAGCCGTCAATAGCGTCTATGCGCTACAAATCGTCTCGTTTGTACATGAATGCGAAGGGCGAGTTGGTTCAGATTCGGGATCCAGCAACTGATGTCAAACAGGAAATCTCTCCAGTGATGGAGCAATCATCTAGCCAGGAAAGTGATATGGAACGGCAGAATCTACAGAGCACATCCTCTTCAAGGGTTGGGGCCAAATGGTGGCTGGTACTGCTTTGCTTCGTATTCTTGTGGTATATGCGACCCAGTGGTGAGACTGACCGCCAGAAATTGCTAGAAACAAACCAGGCACCGAAAGATTTGCGAACGAGAATCCAGAGGAATCGAGACTCGGAATTTGCATTTATGCAAATGTTAGCTTACGAGATGACCAAGAGATCGAATATAGATCCGATGGCATTGGGGTGA
- a CDS encoding uncharacterized protein (predicted protein): MQLRSFLLGSAAVLGANAFLVVPEVEVEAIASEPEFAGLHPLESHSSQQQNVDLLCTECPFREVTENGKVSWTDGFQTALSLNFSIEDGTLLANGRQIFPPPPPTVITAVQRRLSDDQESEPIPLGYAVEMLPLPSPPEEPIDLVAVRFTVLDLDSHPVPLNTVAISLLHDPEGNLYMVKTDIEDNTPNRVSWRQCRGKPMCLKRLLFNRIRALFAAAKARMLGVMGPKPQCGRPRPPHPHHDGMPFPPQAEGHVGRPGHPHHHHMHHGPHGNWERTASRVVRFIVIPAALGVLAGLAASAVGMLVGQVVVFLWQRYRRSDREESLEQGTTSEKQGLMTESTDDLPPAYSDEEEPAEAAADHKN; the protein is encoded by the exons ATGCAGCTCCGTTCGTTCCTTCTCGGGAGCGCCGCCGTTCTAGGCGCCAACGCTTTCCTAGTCGTTCCGGAAGTCGAAGTAGAGGCCATCGCCTCTGAACCTGAATTTGCCGGTCTCCATCCTCTTGAATCTCACTCTTCTCAGCAACAGAATGTCGATCTCCTCTGCACTGAGTGCCCTTTCAGAGAAGTCACCGAAAATGGGAAGGTCAGCTGGACTGACGGTTTCCAAACCGCTTTG TCTCTGAACTTCTCGATTGAGGATGGTACCTTACTGGCCAACGGCCGTCAGatctttcctccccctcctcccaccGTCATCACCGCTGTTCAGCGCCGTCTATCGGATGACCAGGAGTCGGAGCCTATCCCGTTGGGATATGCCGTCGAGATGTTGCCGCTGCCTTCTCCGCCAGAGGAACCTATCGATTTGGTCGCTGTTCGCTTCACTGTCCTCGACTTGGACAGCCACCCAGTCCCGTTGAACACCGTAGCAATCAGCCTCCTCCACGACCCCGAGGGCAACCTTTACATGGTCAAGACCGATATCGAGGACAACACCCCCAACCGTGTTTCTTGGAGACAGTGCCGCGGAAAGCCCATGTGCCTGAAGAGACTTTTGTTCAACCGGATTCGTGCGTTGTTCGCTGCCGCCAAGGCCCGTATGCTCGGAGTTATGGGCCCCAAGCCACAGTGCggtcgtcctcgtcctcctcatccccaCCACGATGGTATGCCATTCCCGCCCCAGGCCGAAGGCCACGTGGGACGTCCCGgccaccctcaccaccaccatatGCACCATGGCCCTCACGGTAACTGGGAGCGCACTGCCTCTCGCGTTGTCCGCTTTATTGTCATCCCGGCTGCGCTGGGCGTTCTGGCAGGATTGGCTGCCAGTGCTGTGGGTATGTTGGTCGGTCAGGTGGTAGTGTTCTTGTGGCAGCGCTATCGCCGTTCTGACCGCGAAGAGTCTCTGGAGCAAGGCACTACTTCTGAGAAGCAGGGCTTGATGACCGAGTCTACTGATGACCTTCCTCCTGCCTAcagtgacgaggaggagccagCTGAGGCCGCAGCCGACCACAAGAACTGA